One window of the Melospiza georgiana isolate bMelGeo1 chromosome 14, bMelGeo1.pri, whole genome shotgun sequence genome contains the following:
- the SPATA2L gene encoding spermatogenesis-associated protein 2-like protein, whose translation MCAGSALRQEQRQDFGQELRQEFHREYRRSLQRELGPAGTCPGPAVAERLRQRLQQEPALLEALHEDALALLARGLRDHPDPGLALRGLAGAFRLLELAAHPGEAPRWRGDGVGVPRHPQPRSPLSLQTFSGAYVHLLRPALPEADLLRSLGRLGYERRERHRLAVGRLPPGPALIAAAVGFLACRLECEILAERALQLRQPRAEELLEARHRAGSAKGWLEMLQDPGTQRRVAPDCGDSMDLYQERPDGPEDTGSKDTAPPALWRDPQDMPARGWGRCDSTLGPEPVGSADPDTSSHLFPQPELAGTGTSPQVLGEPRDSPQAVPELPCYQLHSCLQRGMLPSYCCSTCRQLHGGGCALGRACRSQHRGQELHGERQQRLWLQRSELDMLLARGSVPPS comes from the exons ATGTGTGCAGGCTCGGCGCTGCGGCAGGAGCAGCGGCAGGACTTCGGGCAGGAATTGCGGCAGGAGTTCCACCGGGAGTACCGCCGCTCTCTGCAGCGGGAGCTCGGCCCCGCCGGGacctgccccggccccgccgtggCGGAGCGGCTGCGGCAgcggctgcagcaggagccggCGCTGCTGGAGGCGCTGCACGAGGacgccctggcactgctggcccgGGGGCTGCGGGACCACCCCGACCCCGGGCTGGCGCTGCGAGGCCTGGCCGGCGCCTTccggctgctggagctggcgGCC CATCCCGGTGAGGCCCCGAGGTGGCGAGGGGATGGCGTGGGGGTCCCCAGACACCCTCAGCCACGCTCCCCGCTCTCCTTGCAGACCTTCTCCGGCGCCTACGTGCACCTGCTGCGCCCGGCGCTCCCCGAAGCCGACCTGCTGCGGAGTTTGGGCCGGCTGGGCTACGAGCGGCGGGAGCGGCACCGCCTGGCCGTGGGCCGGCTGCCCCCGGGGCCCGCGCTGATCGCCGCCGCTGTCGGCTTCCTGGCCTGCCGCCTGGAGTGCGAGATCCTGGCAGAGCGGGCGCTGCAGCTGCGACAGCCCCGTGccgaggagctgctggaggcacGGCACCGGGCTGGGAGTGCCAAGGGATggctggagatgctgcaggacCCGGGGACACAGCGCAGGGTGGCTCCCGACTGTGGTGACAGCATGGATCTCTACCAGGAGAGGCCAGACGGCCCTGAAGACACGGGCAGCAAGGACACAGCCCCCCCAGCGCTGTGGAGGGACCCTCAGGACATGCCCGCGAGGGGCTGGGGCCGCTGCGACAGCACGCTGGGGCCAGAGCCTGTGGGCAGCGCTGATCCGGACACCTCCTCTCACCTGTTCCCGCAGCCAGAGCTGGCGGGGACCGGCACAAGTCCCCAGGTGCTGGGGGAGCCCCGAGATTCCCCCCAGGCCgtgccagagctgccctgctaCCAGCTGCACTCGTGCCTGCAGCGGGGCATGCTGCCCTCGTactgctgcagcacctgccgGCAGCTGCACGGGGGCGGCTGCGCCCTGGGCCGCGCCTGCCGCAGCCAGCACCGCGGGCAGGAGCTGCACGGGGAGCGGCAGCAGCGCCTGTGGCTGCAGCGCAGCGagctggacatgctgctggcccggggctctgtgcccccctCCTGA
- the VPS9D1 gene encoding VPS9 domain-containing protein 1 isoform X1 — protein MAAPGGAEGPAPGRGGRGLQGAMRAASGALGMDSAGRTREAYVEYLKSITLIAQALQEEAAGTENSEGVTPDTPKLLKLAEQCLERVKSIAAALGKAQVKAAAQERGGGPAPLPRHRRVCSDEGGKLSPFLPPEIFQKLQIAEAQSARKELTPLEEASLQNQKLKAAYEARVARLNPNQAVQKTSLTLSLQRQMMENLVIAKAREETLQRKMEERRLRLQEAANRRFSSSVALTPEEQEQRALYAAILEYEQDHDWPRQWKAQLKRSPADLSVVSGLFSCLLSCPEHPISQLLRRLQCAVYARLYPAVSRGPADASPGSPSALSFLSLDAGGSSLPPEPGCRRLRASRSLHCMFSVPEHGPAALRHSHSSTPLADSGAPGPAEPPEPPRESSFEDLERFLASPEGWAPAEAPASSGQDAALPELLKGVVRDIHNAIDRLLALTLLAFEGLGTAAGKDQCLACLEEAFFPPLWAPLLALYRTVQQPREAALARSMERHRHAGPADMGLASRLFPPGPGRPAYASAVQDLRLMALESCPRRKLECIVRALRGICECAEEYCGSRDGRSLATAAIGADDLLPILSYVVLQTGLPQLLSECAALEEFIHEGYLIGEEGYCLTSLQSALSYVESLQ, from the exons ATGGCCGCGCCGGGGGGCGCCGAGGGGCCCGCGCCGGGCCGGGGGGGCCGCGGCCTGCAGGGAGCCATGAGGGCGGCGAGCGGCGCCCTGGGCATGGACAGCGCCGGCCGGACCAGG GAGGCGTACGTGGAGTACCTGAAGAGCATCACGCTGATcgcccaggccctgcaggaggaggcGGCAGGGACAG AGAACAGCGAGGGCGTCACCCCTGACACCCCCAAACTGCTGAAGCTGGCGGAGCAGTGCCTGGAGAGGGTGAAATCCATCGCGGCGGCGCTGG ggaAAGCCCAGGTGAAAGCGGCCGCACaggagcggggcgggggcccGGCGCCCCTCCCCAGGCACCGCAGGGTCTGCTCGGACGAGGGAGGAAAGCTCTCGCCGTTCCTGCCCCCGGAGATCTTCCAGAAGCTGCAGATCGCCGAGGCACAGAGCGCTCGGAA GGAGCTGACCCCGCTGGAGGAGGCCTCCCTGCAGAACCAGAAGCTGAAGGCGGCCTACGAGGCGCGGGTGGCGCGGCTGAACCCAAACCAGGCTGTGCAGAAAACATCCCTG ACGCTGTCCCTGCAGCGGCAGATGATGGAGAACCTGGTGATCGCCAAGGCCCGGGAGGAGACT ctgcagcgCAAGATGGAAGAGCGGCGGCTGCGGCTGCAGGAGGCGGCCAACCG GAGGTTCTCCAGCAGCGTGGCACTCACCCccgaggagcaggagcagcgaGCACTCTACGCTGCCATCCTTGAGTATGAGCAGGACCAT GACTGGCCAAGGCAGTGGAAGGCGCAGCTGAAGCGGAGCCCGGCGGATCTCTCCGTGGTATCAGGACTCTTCTCCTGCCTCCTGAG CTGCCCCGAGCACCCCATCTCGCAGCTGCTGCGGCGGCTGCAGTGCGCGGTGTACGCCCGCCTCTACCCCGCCGTCAGCCGCGGCCCCGCCGACGCCTCCCCCGGCTCTCCCTCGGCCCTGTCCTTCCTGTCGCTGGACGCCGGGGGCTCCTCGCTGCCCCCCGAGCCCGGGTGCCGCCGGCTCCGAGCGTCCCGCAGCCTGCACTGCATGTTCTCGGTGCCCGAGCACGGCCCGGCCGCGCTGCGGCACAGCCACTCCAGCACTCCCCTGGCCGACAGCGGCGCCCCGGGGCCCGccgagccccccgagcccccccgGGAGAGCTCCTTCGAGGACCTGGAGCGGTTCCTGGCGTCCCCCGAGGGCTGGGCCCCCGCAGAGGCCCCGGCCAGCTCCGGGCAGGACGCGGCGCTGCCGGAGCTGCTGAAGGGCGTCGTGAGGGACATCCACAACGCCATCG ACAGGCTGCTGGCTCTCACTCTGCTGGCCTTCGAGGGGCTCGGCACCGCCGCCGGCAAGGACCAGTGCCTGGCCTGCCTGGAGGAGGCTTTCTTCCCCCCGCTGTGGGCCCCGCTCCTGGCCCTCTACAG GACCGTGCAGCAGCCCCGTGAGGCGGCCCTGGCGCGCAGCATGGAGCGGCACCGGCACGCCGGCCCCGCCGACATGGGGCTGGCCTCGCGCCTCTTCccgcccgggcccggccgcccCGCGTACGCCTCGGCCGTGCAGGACCTGCGGCTGATGGCGCTGGAGAGCTGTCCCCGCAGGAAGCTCGAGTGCATCG TGCGGGCCCTGCGCGGCATCTGCGAGTGTGCCGAGGAGTACTGCGGCTCCCGGGACGGCCGGAGCCTCGCCACGGCCGCCAT CGGGGCAGATGACCTGCTGCCCATCCTGTCCTACGTGGTGCTGCAGActgggctgccccagctgctgtccGAGTGTGCGGCCCTGGAGGAGTTCATCCATGAGGG GTACCTGATCGGGGAGGAGGGGTACTGCCTGACGTCCCTGCAGAGCGCGCTGTCCTACGTGGAGTCGCTGCAGTGA
- the VPS9D1 gene encoding VPS9 domain-containing protein 1 isoform X2, whose product MRAASGALGMDSAGRTREAYVEYLKSITLIAQALQEEAAGTENSEGVTPDTPKLLKLAEQCLERVKSIAAALGKAQVKAAAQERGGGPAPLPRHRRVCSDEGGKLSPFLPPEIFQKLQIAEAQSARKELTPLEEASLQNQKLKAAYEARVARLNPNQAVQKTSLTLSLQRQMMENLVIAKAREETLQRKMEERRLRLQEAANRRFSSSVALTPEEQEQRALYAAILEYEQDHDWPRQWKAQLKRSPADLSVVSGLFSCLLSGAPGPAEPPEPPRESSFEDLERFLASPEGWAPAEAPASSGQDAALPELLKGVVRDIHNAIDRLLALTLLAFEGLGTAAGKDQCLACLEEAFFPPLWAPLLALYRTVQQPREAALARSMERHRHAGPADMGLASRLFPPGPGRPAYASAVQDLRLMALESCPRRKLECIVRALRGICECAEEYCGSRDGRSLATAAIGADDLLPILSYVVLQTGLPQLLSECAALEEFIHEGYLIGEEGYCLTSLQSALSYVESLQ is encoded by the exons ATGAGGGCGGCGAGCGGCGCCCTGGGCATGGACAGCGCCGGCCGGACCAGG GAGGCGTACGTGGAGTACCTGAAGAGCATCACGCTGATcgcccaggccctgcaggaggaggcGGCAGGGACAG AGAACAGCGAGGGCGTCACCCCTGACACCCCCAAACTGCTGAAGCTGGCGGAGCAGTGCCTGGAGAGGGTGAAATCCATCGCGGCGGCGCTGG ggaAAGCCCAGGTGAAAGCGGCCGCACaggagcggggcgggggcccGGCGCCCCTCCCCAGGCACCGCAGGGTCTGCTCGGACGAGGGAGGAAAGCTCTCGCCGTTCCTGCCCCCGGAGATCTTCCAGAAGCTGCAGATCGCCGAGGCACAGAGCGCTCGGAA GGAGCTGACCCCGCTGGAGGAGGCCTCCCTGCAGAACCAGAAGCTGAAGGCGGCCTACGAGGCGCGGGTGGCGCGGCTGAACCCAAACCAGGCTGTGCAGAAAACATCCCTG ACGCTGTCCCTGCAGCGGCAGATGATGGAGAACCTGGTGATCGCCAAGGCCCGGGAGGAGACT ctgcagcgCAAGATGGAAGAGCGGCGGCTGCGGCTGCAGGAGGCGGCCAACCG GAGGTTCTCCAGCAGCGTGGCACTCACCCccgaggagcaggagcagcgaGCACTCTACGCTGCCATCCTTGAGTATGAGCAGGACCAT GACTGGCCAAGGCAGTGGAAGGCGCAGCTGAAGCGGAGCCCGGCGGATCTCTCCGTGGTATCAGGACTCTTCTCCTGCCTCCTGAG CGGCGCCCCGGGGCCCGccgagccccccgagcccccccgGGAGAGCTCCTTCGAGGACCTGGAGCGGTTCCTGGCGTCCCCCGAGGGCTGGGCCCCCGCAGAGGCCCCGGCCAGCTCCGGGCAGGACGCGGCGCTGCCGGAGCTGCTGAAGGGCGTCGTGAGGGACATCCACAACGCCATCG ACAGGCTGCTGGCTCTCACTCTGCTGGCCTTCGAGGGGCTCGGCACCGCCGCCGGCAAGGACCAGTGCCTGGCCTGCCTGGAGGAGGCTTTCTTCCCCCCGCTGTGGGCCCCGCTCCTGGCCCTCTACAG GACCGTGCAGCAGCCCCGTGAGGCGGCCCTGGCGCGCAGCATGGAGCGGCACCGGCACGCCGGCCCCGCCGACATGGGGCTGGCCTCGCGCCTCTTCccgcccgggcccggccgcccCGCGTACGCCTCGGCCGTGCAGGACCTGCGGCTGATGGCGCTGGAGAGCTGTCCCCGCAGGAAGCTCGAGTGCATCG TGCGGGCCCTGCGCGGCATCTGCGAGTGTGCCGAGGAGTACTGCGGCTCCCGGGACGGCCGGAGCCTCGCCACGGCCGCCAT CGGGGCAGATGACCTGCTGCCCATCCTGTCCTACGTGGTGCTGCAGActgggctgccccagctgctgtccGAGTGTGCGGCCCTGGAGGAGTTCATCCATGAGGG GTACCTGATCGGGGAGGAGGGGTACTGCCTGACGTCCCTGCAGAGCGCGCTGTCCTACGTGGAGTCGCTGCAGTGA